From one Desmospora activa DSM 45169 genomic stretch:
- a CDS encoding MutS-related protein, translating into MPWMDEQSQQALLWPQVWARFQPLTPMGQRAKKELSPFQPGDEDAWERCIQEQERCLKRAEQDPDWEVRLEENLTSIPDAEAVVAELERESVPSLLGWFRLKGLIWYGRQVIAAWPEEVAVGVDSEMQTWEDVLRIFNPELIRKPSFALNDAFDPRLADIRQEVAACERKRVEVREERAGAIEQKYGVKRNHAGEWIVERGNAVYEGLMADPQVEKVRDSPFEGVFSLLTTEEERNVLVQRQQAEEELEQVEQEVLSTLARRIRPYLSWLQRVLQEVVWIDLQWARVRLARKWNGVPPQLDRDVFHLKGAVHPAVVASLEQKGAAFTPVDVTVKKGTTVVIGPNMGGKTIALKTVGVVAALGQFGFFVPARSCGMPLFPWIRTVIGDGQDERDGLSTFGAEVKRLTEAIQQADAGLLLLDEVGRGTNPVEGSALATAVTEMLAISSIWSLQATHFSEVVEVGGIHIYRTAGLRNPQAWNAEDGPMEVDYRLLPGAGEGVPRQALIIAEALGFPRPILEKAQRRLKSRDSEQVEPSSDPLSIDTETVETPYD; encoded by the coding sequence ATGCCATGGATGGATGAGCAATCGCAACAGGCGCTCTTGTGGCCGCAAGTGTGGGCGCGATTTCAGCCGTTAACCCCGATGGGGCAGCGGGCCAAAAAGGAGCTGTCCCCTTTTCAACCTGGTGACGAAGATGCGTGGGAGCGCTGTATCCAGGAGCAGGAGCGCTGCCTGAAGCGGGCGGAACAAGATCCGGACTGGGAGGTAAGACTTGAGGAGAATCTTACCTCTATTCCTGATGCGGAAGCGGTGGTGGCGGAGTTGGAACGAGAGAGTGTTCCGTCGTTGCTCGGCTGGTTTCGGCTCAAGGGATTGATCTGGTATGGACGGCAAGTGATTGCGGCATGGCCGGAAGAAGTTGCCGTTGGGGTTGATAGTGAAATGCAAACCTGGGAAGATGTGCTGCGCATCTTCAATCCGGAGCTGATACGGAAGCCTTCATTTGCCCTCAATGATGCATTTGATCCCCGTTTGGCTGATATAAGGCAAGAAGTGGCAGCTTGTGAACGAAAGCGGGTAGAGGTGCGGGAAGAGCGAGCAGGCGCGATTGAGCAAAAATACGGAGTAAAACGGAATCACGCCGGTGAATGGATAGTAGAGCGAGGAAATGCCGTCTATGAGGGGCTGATGGCAGACCCCCAAGTTGAGAAGGTGCGGGATTCCCCCTTTGAGGGGGTGTTTTCCCTCCTTACGACTGAAGAAGAACGTAATGTCCTTGTTCAGCGGCAACAGGCGGAAGAAGAGTTGGAACAGGTGGAGCAAGAAGTGCTATCCACTCTCGCTCGACGGATACGCCCCTATCTCTCTTGGTTGCAGCGTGTATTGCAGGAAGTGGTTTGGATCGATCTACAATGGGCCCGTGTACGGTTGGCGCGGAAATGGAACGGCGTCCCTCCCCAGCTTGATCGTGACGTTTTTCACTTAAAAGGGGCGGTTCACCCTGCGGTAGTGGCATCTCTGGAGCAAAAAGGGGCAGCATTCACTCCCGTAGATGTTACCGTCAAAAAAGGGACAACCGTCGTGATCGGGCCCAATATGGGGGGCAAGACAATTGCGCTAAAAACAGTGGGAGTGGTAGCGGCACTGGGGCAGTTTGGTTTTTTTGTACCGGCTCGTTCCTGTGGGATGCCTTTGTTTCCCTGGATCCGGACCGTAATCGGGGATGGACAGGATGAGCGGGACGGTCTCAGCACCTTTGGTGCAGAAGTAAAACGGTTGACAGAAGCGATACAACAAGCGGATGCCGGTTTATTGTTGCTGGATGAAGTGGGCCGTGGCACCAATCCGGTAGAGGGGTCTGCTCTGGCAACGGCGGTAACGGAAATGCTTGCGATTTCCTCTATCTGGTCGTTGCAAGCGACACACTTCAGCGAAGTTGTGGAAGTAGGGGGAATTCATATTTATCGTACGGCCGGATTACGGAACCCCCAGGCTTGGAACGCGGAAGATGGCCCGATGGAGGTGGATTATCGTCTGCTGCCAGGGGCGGGAGAGGGAGTGCCCCGACAAGCATTGATCATCGCAGAGGCTTTGGGATTCCCGCGGCCGATATTGGAAAAAGCGCAGCGACGGCTGAAATCCAGAGATAGTGAGCAGGTTGAGCCGTCATCCGACCCTCTTTCGATCGATACTGAGACTGTTGAGACTCCGTACGACTGA